From one Anopheles cruzii chromosome 3, idAnoCruzAS_RS32_06, whole genome shotgun sequence genomic stretch:
- the LOC128272398 gene encoding bromodomain and WD repeat-containing protein 3, which translates to MEDRSLVVAKVPIQELYFLIAKFLANGPLRETANVLVQELEHLDIFPRRLDWTGQEHRQTLAELERKYPHIGPQHLLEICSRVGPLLDKQLPPAVSGLISVLGAGRQSLLRTKETVSRPRQLVDYYTRVHDRPLSDVVNRNNTHNLVRVLYGRESAGPLVRHQAVPTSFYSKQNLQRRTLGHLSAVYCVLFDRTGKYIITGADDFLVKLWSAIDGRLLATFRGASAEITDIAINLDNTMLAAGSLDRILRVWDLQYGGPIAVLSGHTGMITSVNFCPSPKTDLRYLVTTSTDGSVAFWEYNTRGGKTTFCSKPTSYHEKLRPGQAQMICGSFSPGGIFLAAGSADHHVRVYLMSEDGPKRILETESHGDTVDSIQWAHAGLRFISGSKDGTALVWHFESQQWKSIRLNMSDLTQSCPPPTVDDGNIKLKVTMVSWDNTDNWVITAVNDHTIKVWNAHTGRLHRVLRGHTSEIYVLESHAKDSGVLLSAGHDGHLYIWDIVEGVTIASFINKTEDLIGNLGGGIYDAKWSPDGMMIAATDQDGHILMFGYGSGHEKLKRLPQELFFHTDYRPLIRDSALHVMDEQTQTMPHLMPPPFLVDIDGNPYPPALQRLVPGRENCPTDQLVPNISVENGGELQLQQQQQPQPQQLPAVAVARDGAAYSNIDRMIEALANRRVGGGGGGGAGAGAGGGGNGEQQPLPDELAAAMAPDSNNERQQQAGGNARNPPVPVAAGRNAAPQQQQRFGSVGNWHRAGAAAAGAAAAAPAPEDEMFKFHRRQYVRPMNYSLMVHLKQRVYWAGVQEQDVYRREMRRRPVMINTANGGALGGGQSLNGGPSGSRRRGAAGNRPLRRAGNGAGGGPVPAYRTRAVRENEPLPEPPEEDEHEHEQNESSSSESSHSDDSTAIEEELESGSSSSDSQSSDYSDWVSHEPGRNLEPPKRSKRKHVQRRAYSPPDPDQAGPSNAPAEGPSGAAASDTSATGTATTSRRSSAKIRKIPLTRDGEIPEQFRPPEWLSEVIPRKAPYYPQMGDEVVYFRQGHQRYLEAVRTKSVYSLGNRCEPWATLDLRAHEVCKVIGIKYEIRPPRLCCLKLGIINGDGELTDRSFAIKYHDMPDVLDFLVLKQTFDTSMIGRTWGPGDRFRCMIEDVWWTGQIESRNQLSGDFPDSPFMCFRVRWDNGEYELMSPWDLEPVDESRQPDEIGGAVPVLAEELQATLYQPKTEEWPRGDRDASCRRIIAGLEQVMGLAIADLFLAPVDLNLYPEYAFVVEYPIDLNTIKSRFENHFYRRVTSAQFDVRYLATNAEKFNESHSTIVRNARIITDLCLRILSDLNEIDVPAVYHQLVDTYLSSDSEVESHRPGHPSSSGGAAGGAGPSGSGSNRRPPAGSRRSRRLVPEGDWRVDCREILEMIWQCDDSEPFREPVDTIEHPDYLQIIDTPMDLRTIKEDLLGGNYDSPLDFYKDMKLIFQNSRNYNTNKRSRIYSMTLRLSTLFEANIKQIIHMWKLTRKRGKAGSKRSSGSAGGGASGSGWMAASGSGASNNGLPSTKRRRNAERHRRGADDDGPGPSSSNSGRRGLAAATALGSSSGLNTSGGSSRTVASHTRSDDDDDDDDEEEEEEEGNLPTRPSKNRTRNGGMLSRRGQAAGAGSNGVSSSSNNVIDPLSRPSSSRTRSRRHGRRSQDHREQDDEEEEEVDERSVGSDEESEMSTSGGDDSTSLDDSDSDDDDDDDSTGVPVSHRADYDSGEVYNPYKKRRKVAHVSSKKKKKVHRRRKVSSTTKRKNGMSSVASETATIAAAAAASGTTTSRATVRQDAFGAAASSMTAGPSSSSSRSLRNGPSSFSSFMQPATGDTRGGASDGRNNGRPKTTNKRSRRAIRNPLAASSEEDDDDDDDETLAERSGRRGGPSANGPAAKRNRGRYESDHSYHKERPKTARIVSDTENEEEVPRSTRGSVRRAQAEWGKSEDDSLDADRNADDDDDDDDDDDEAGDSGTPVVAAVVGRSRRIADEDEDDQHQAGPSSRSTGAFSSAATGAAASDRRMRTRKPVISDREQTPEEASNISKRGSTQRAAAARSHTYHSSRTLRRVIVETTTETNGTSGVMVRRTEASTSTAIGRRLRGTTSEGVMAATSTSTPPPHTVDHNYGEPGPSSRGTSSATARAATVAAGRIGGGTPTTPLETVALLRRTRNRTAATLSRHQRNPDELDQAMSVTTGGDLVDGGLPNESIVHENHHGSTDHHNDDPEEDDDDDDMPLRAPQGGMVGRQLRNRRHVARKRKPTVSFSHDEADGKEDEQVDGSSDSDSDSDDNTPLHTMAAALATTAAPTAWSRARVSRSQTTQQAASSSATTAAAVAATTMGVRTTRGTPKKAEQPATASTSRTRRKERYTSDEEYELPGTSSGRSTRNLKRLRYNEESEEDDDDDRHHRGRRRFGSGTHRSQRNPPAQRNPVHAHDDEDDDDDDEDIARALANIRQRSRRLTDASPSPYGSTQNSHSSSGVVVQQPAPQQQAAQHHPPPPPPPPSQQQQQPHHPPYHPPSRHQSSANTNQRGTGAADPAANDEPVQRTSVGDGVVAGGGLRQRRVPRHHRHRHSYLSDADEGSEAGAVAVAAVEPSPSARATRARERDHREHHQSYHHRHHRLRNGDASEEYNNDGDLEDDENGEDDGVMLLTSVSSRGRVRRINPRVSRMFRE; encoded by the exons ATGGAAGACAGAAGCCTAGTGGTAGCAAAAGTTCCAATCCAAG AACTATATTTCCTGATCGCTAAATTTCTCGCCAACGGACCGCTGCGAGAAACGGCAAAC GTTTTAGTTCAGGAGTTGGAACATTTAGAC ATATTTCCGCGCCGCCTCGACTGGACCGGCCAGGAGCATCGGCAAACCTTAGCAGAATTG GAACGAAAGTATCCCCACATTGGACCGCAACATCTACTCGAAATATGCAGCCGCGTCGGTCCACTGCTGGACAAGCAGCTCCCGCCGGCCGTTTCCGGGCTtatctcggtgctcggtgcggGGCGGCAAAGTCTACTGCGCACCAAGGAAACCGTATCGCGACCACGCCAGCTTGTGGATTACTACACGCGGGTGCACGACCGCCCGTTGAGCGATGTCGTGAACCGGAACAACACGCACAACCTGGTCCGGGTGCTGTACGGTCGCGAAAGTGCCGGCCCATTGGTCCGCCACCAGGCTGTCCCAACGTCGTTCTACTCGAAGCAAAACCTGCAACGGCGCACGCTCGGCCACCTGTCGGCCGTGTACTGTGTGCTGTTCGATCGGACGGGAAAGTACATCATTACCGGGGCGGATGATTTCCTCGTCAAACTGTGGAGCGCGATCGATGGCCGGCTGTTGGCCACGTTCCGGGGCGCGTCGGCTGAAATCACCGACATTGCCATCAACCTCGACAACACGATGCTGGCGGCCGGTTCGCTCGATCGCATCCTGCGCGTCTGGGACCTACAGTACGGTGGTCCGATTGCCGTCCTCTCGGGACACACGGGCATGATCACTTCCGTCAACTTTTGTCCCTCACCCAAAACCGATCTCCGGTACCTGGTGACGACCAGCACGGACGGTTCGGTCGCCTTCTGGGAGTACAACACGCGCGGGGGCAAAACCACGTTCTGCTCCAAGCCAACGTCGTACCACGAGAAGCTACGGCCCGGCCAAGCGCAAATGATTTGCGGTTCGTTCTCACCCGGTGGCATCTTCCTGGCGGCCGGTTCTGCGGACCACCACGTGCGGGTCTACCTGATGTCGGAAGACGGCCCGAAGCGTATCCTCGAGACGGAGTCACACGGCGACACGGTCGACTCGATCCAGTGGGCGCACGCCGGACTGCGGTTCATTTCCGGCAGCAAGGACGGAACGGCACTCGTGTGGCACTTTGAGTCGCAACAGTGGAAGTCGATCCGGCTGAACATGTCCGATCTGACCCAGAGTTGTCCCCCGCCAACCGTGGACGATGGTAACATCAAGCTGAAGGTGACGATGGTGTCGTGGGACAACACGGACAACTGGGTCATTACGGCGGTGAACGATCACACGATCAAGGTGTGGAACGCACACACGGGCCGCCTGCATCGGGTGTTGCGTGGCCACACGAGTGAAATATATGTGCTCGAATCGCACGCCAAGGATTCGGGCGTGCTGCTGTCGGCCGGCCACGATGGACACCTGTACATCTGGGACATCGTCGAGGGTGTTACGATCGCCAGCTTTATCAACAAGACCGAAGATCTGATCGGTAACCTAGGAGGTGGCATTTACGACGCCAAGTGGTCGCCGGACGGTATGATGATTGCGGCGACCGATCAGGACGGACACATCCTGATGTTTGGCTACGGTTCTGGGCACGAAAAACTGAAGCGACTGCCACAGGAGCTGTTCTTTCACACCGACTACCGGCCGCTGATTCGCGACTCGGCGCTCCACGTGATGGACGAGCAAACGCAAACCATGCCCCATCTCATGCCACCTCCCTTCCTCGTCGACATCGACGGTAACCCGTATCCGCCCGCCCTGCAGCGGTTGGTGCCGGGGCGCGAAAACTGTCCCACCGACCAGCTCGTGCCGAACATCAGCGTCGAAAACGGCGGAGagctgcaactgcagcagcagcagcaaccgcaacccCAACAATTGCCCGCCGTGGCAGTGGCCCGAGATGGCGCCGCATACTCGAACATTGATCGAATGATCGAAGCGTTGGCAAATCGtcgcgttggtggcggtggtggaggaggtgcaggagcaggagcaggaggaggaggaaatGGCGAGCAGCAGCCATTGCCGGACGAGTTGGCTGCAGCTATGGCTCCGGATTCGAACAACGAGCGTCAGCAGCAGGCTGGTGGAAACGCTCGGAATCCTcctgttccggtggcggcagggCGCAACGCAGcaccacaacagcagcaacgctTCGGTTCCGTCGGTAACTGGCACCGGGCAggagcggcagcggcaggggcggctgcggcggcaccggcacctgAAGACGAAATGTTCAAGTTTCATCGCCGACAGTACGTGCGGCCGATGAACTATTCGCTGATGGTGCACCTGAAGCAGCGCGTCTACTGGGCGGGTGTGCAGGAGCAGGACGTGTACCGGCGTGAGATGCGACGCCGACCCGTGATGATTAACACTGCCAACGGTGGTGCACTGGGAGGTGGCCAGTCACTGAATGGTGGCCCCTCCGGGAGTCGGCGTCGTGGAGCAGCGGGAAATCGCCCGTTGCGACGTGCAggaaacggtgccggtggtggtccggtaCCCGCCTACCGGACGCGTGCGGTACGCGAGAACGAACCGCTACCGGAACCGCCGGAAGAGGACGAGCACGAGCACGAACAGAACGAATCGTCGTCCTCGGAGTCGAGCCACAGTGACGATTCGACGGCAATCGAGGAGGAGCTCGAGTCCGGTTCCAGTTCGAGCGATTCGCAGAGCTCCGACTACTCCGATTGGGTTTCGCACGAACCGGGTCGCAATCTGGAACCACCAAAGCGCTCGAAGCGCAAACACGTGCAACGGCGGGCTTACTCACCGCCCGATCCGGATCAAGCCGGTCCGAGCAATGCGCCAGCCGAAGGACCATCGGGAGCGGCCGCCAGTGACACGagtgccaccggcaccgccactACGAGTCGGCGTTCGAGTGCGAAGATCCGCAAAATTCCGTTGACGCGCGATGGTGAAATACCGGAACAGTTCCGACCGCCCGAGTGGCTGTCGGAGGTGATTCCACGGAAGGCGCCTTACTATCCGCAGATGGGCGATGAGGTCGTCTACTTCCGCCAGGGTCACCAGCGGTACCTGGAGGCGGTGCGCACAAAGTCGGTCTACAGTTTGGGCAATCGGTGCGAACCGTGGGCCACGCTGGACTTGCGAGCGCACGAAGTGTGCAAGGTGATCGGCATAAAGTACGAGATCCGGCCGCCAAGGCTCTGCTGCCTCAAGCTGGGCATCATCAACGGGGACGGTGAACTGACGGATCGCTCGTTTGCCATCAAGTACCACGATATGCCGGATGTCCTCGATTTTCTGGTACTGAAGCAAACGTTTGACACGTCCATGATCGGTCGGACTTGGGGACCCGGtgatcggttccggtgcatGATCGAGGACGTGTGGTGGACGGGACAAATCGAGTCGCGTAACCAGCTTTCGGGCGACTTTCCCGACTCACCGTTCATGTGCTTCCGGGTGCGCTGGGACAATGGAGAGTACGAGCTGATGAGTCCCTGGGATCTGGAGCCGGTCGACGAGAGTCGCCAGCCGGACGAGATCGGTGGAGCGGTTCCGGTGCTGGCCGAAGAGCTGCAGGCGACACTGTACCAACCGAAAACGGAAGAGTGGCCGCGAGGCGACCGCGACGCGTCCTGTCGGCGTATCATAGCGGGGCTCGAGCAGGTGATGGGGCTAGCGATCGCTGATCTCTTTCTGGCGCCCGTCGATCTCAACCTGTACCCGGAGTACGCGTTCGTCGTGGAGTATCCGATCGATTTGAACACGATCAAGTCGCGGTTCGAAAACCACTTCTACCGGCGTGTCACGTCCGCCCAGTTTGACGTGCGCTACCTGGCGACGAATGCGGAAAAGTTTAACGAATCGCACAGCACGATCGTACGCAATGCGCGCATCATCACTGATCTCTGTTTACGCATTTTGAG TGATCTCAACGAAATTGACGTGCCAGCCGTTTACCATCAGCTGGTCGATACCTACCTCTCGTCGGACTCGGAAGTGGAAAGCCATCGTCCCGGCCATCCTTCGTCTAGCGGTGGAGCTGCGGGAGGTGCTGGGCCGTCGGGGAGCGGTTCGAACCGCCGACCTCCGGCCGGTTCACGAAG ATCTCGTCGGTTGGTGCCGGAAGGAGATTGGCGCGTCGATTGCCGAGAAATCCTTGAGATGATCTGGCAGTGCGATGATTCCGAGCCATTCCGGGAACCGGTCGATACGATCGAACACCCCGACTATCTGCAGATCATCGACACGCCGATGGATTTGCGCACCATCAAGGAGGATCTGCTGGGCGGAAACTATGATTCGCCGCTCGACTTCTACAAAGACATGAAGCTAATCTTCCAAAACTCGCGCAACTACAACACCAACAAGCGTTCGAGG ATCTACTCGATGACGTTGCGGCTGAGTACGTTGTTCGAGGCTAACATTAAACAGATTATCCATATGTGGAAGTTGACTCGGAAGCGTGGTAAGGCGGGCAGCAAACGAAGCAGCGGTAGCGCCGGTGGTGGAGCCAGTGGGAGCGGCTGGATGGCGGCTAGCGGCTCCGGGGCGTCAAATAATGGGCTGCCCTCAACAAAACGTCGTCGGAACGCGGAGCGTCACCGCCGGggggccgacgacgatggtccCGGTCCGAGCAGTAGCAACAGCGGGCGACGAGGATTAGCAGCGGCTACTGCGCTGGGCAGCAGTTCTGGTCTGAACACAAGTGGAGGTTCTTCGCGGACAGTCGCAAGTCATACCCgcagcgatgacgacgatgacgatgacgatgaggaagaggaagaggaagagggTAACCTGCCAACGAGGCCGAGCAAGAACCGAACGCGCAATGGTGGCATGCTGTCGCGGCGGGGGCAagcggccggtgccggatcaAATGGAGTTTCCTCATCGAGCAACAATGTGATAGATCCGTTGTCGCGTCCAAGCAGTAGCCGTACGCGATCCCGGCGACACGGTCGCCGATCTCAGGACCACCGAGAACAggacgatgaagaagaagaggagGTGGACGAAAGGTCTGTGGGCAGTGACGAGGAAAGCGAGATGAGCACCAGCGGTGGGGACGATTCGACGAGCCTAGACGATTCGGAcagcgacgatgacgatgacgacgacagTACGGGCGTTCCGGTCTCGCATCGTGCCGACTACGATTCAGGTGAAGTGTACAATCCGTACAAAAAACGCCGGAAGGTTGCGCACGTTTcgtcgaagaaaaagaaaaaggttcaccgTCGCCGGAAGGTCAGTTCGACgacgaaacgcaaaaatggTATGTCCTCCGTGGCCAGCGAAACGGCGACGAtcgccgcggcagcagcagcgagtggCACTACTACATCTCGTGCGACCGTCAGACAAGATGCtttcggagcagcagcatcgtcgaTGACAGCCggaccatcgtcgtcatcgtcacgtTCTCTGCGAAACGGACCATCGTCATTTTCGTCGTTCATGCAACCGGCGACAGGCGACACAAGGGGCGGCGCCAGTGATGGGAGAAACAATGGGAGGCCAAAGACGACCAACAAGCGATCTCGTCGTGCGATTCGCAATCCGCTGGCTGCATCATCCGAAgaggatgacgatgacgatgatgatgaaacacTGGCGGAGAGGAGTGGACGTCGAGGGGGACCGAGTGCGAACGGACCGGCGGCTAAGCGTAACCGCGGACGGTATGAGTCGGACCATAGCTACCATAAGGAGCGCCCCAAAACGGCTCGGATTGTGTCCGATACGGAGAACGAGGAAGAAGTGCCACGATCGACGCGCGGAAGCGTTCGACGAGCGCAAGCGGAGTGGGGCAAGAGCGAGGACGATAGTCTCGACGCAGACCGCaatgctgatgacgatgatgacgatgacgatgatgacgacgaagcAGGCGATAGTGGAACCCCTGTGGTtgctgccgtcgtcggcaGAAGTCGTCGGATAGCGGACGAGGATGAGGATGACCAGCATCAGGCTGGTCCGAGTTctcggagcaccggagcaTTCTCGTCGGCTGCGACCGGGGCAGCTGCTTCGGATCGTAGGATGAGAACGCGTAAACCGGTGATCTCCGATCGCGAGCAAACACCCGAGGAGGCGAGCAACATCAGCAAGCGTGGGTCGACACAacgggcggcggcagcgagaAGTCA TACCTATCATTCTTCGCGAACCTTACGTCGTGTGATCGTGGAAACGACGACCGAAACGAACGGCACGTCCGGTGTCATGGTACGCCGAACGGaagccagcaccagcacggccATTGGACGTCGGTTACGGGGCACGACCAGCGAGGGAGTGATGGCTGCCACTAGCACCAgtacgccaccaccgcacacggTCGATCACAACTACGGCGAACCGGGTCCATCATCGCGTGGTACGTCATCGGCCACTGCGAGGGCTGCCACCGTGGCGGCGGGTAGGATCGGCGGTGGAACGCCAACAACTCCCCTGGAGACGGTAGCTCTATTGCGAAGGACACGCAATCGCACTGCCGCCACCCTTTCGCGCCACCAACGGAATCCCGACGAGCTGGACCAGGCTATGAGCGTGACGACGGGGGGCGATCTAGTGGACGGTGGTCTGCCGAACGAATCCATCGTGCACGAGAACCATCACGGGAGCACCGACCATCACAACGATGATcccgaagaggacgatgacgacgacgacatgcCGCTTCGAGCGCCGCAAGGCGGCATGGTGGGTCGCCAGTTGCGGAACCGCCGTCACGTTGCGAGAAAGCGAAAACCGACCGTGTCCTTCTCTCACGATGAGGCCGATGGGAAAGAGGACGAACAGGTGgacggcagcagcgacagcgatAGTGATTCAGATGATAATACGCCGCTTCACACGATGGCTGCGGCGCTCGCGACTACCGCTGCGCCCACCGCCTGGTCCAGAGCTCGTGTCAGCCGCTCGCAAACCACCCAGCAAGCCGCCAGCAGTTCcgccacgacggcggcggcggtcgcagCCACCACTATGGGTGTCCGTACGACGCGAGGGACGCCGAAAAAAGCGGAACAACCGGCGACGGCCAGCACGAGTCGAACGCGGCGGAAAGAGCGATACACATCGGACGAAGAGTACGAG CTGCCCGGCACTTCGAGTGGTCGATCCACGCGCAACCTGAAGCGACTCCGGTACAACGAAGAGTCggaagaggacgatgatgacgatcgtcatcatcgcggTCGgagacggttcggttcggggacCCACAGGAGCCAACGGAACCCTCCGGCGCAACGGAACCCAGTGcacgcacacgacgacgaagacgacgatgacgacgatgaggacaTAGCGCGCGCACTGGCGAACATCCGGCAGCGCTCCCGTCGCCTGACCGACGCTTCACCGTCGCCCTACGGTAGTACTCAAAATAGTCATAGTAGTAGCGGTGTTGTTGTCCAGCAACCAGCGCCACAACAGCAGGCTGCTCAACACcatccgccaccaccaccaccaccaccatcacaacaacaacaacaaccacatcaTCCTCCGTATCATCCTCCTTCTCGCCATCAGTCGTCCGCCAACACCAACCAGCGCGGTACCGGCGCAGCTGATCCGGCAGCGAACGACGAACCTGTGCAGCGAACCTCCGTcggtgatggtgttgttgctggcggtggcctACGTCAGCGTCGGGTtccgcgccaccaccgccatcgtcaCAGTTACTTATCGGATGCAGATGAAGGAAGCGAGGCAggagcagtagcagtagcagcagtagaaCCTTCGCCATCAGCGAGAGCCACTAGAGCCAGAGAGCGGGATCACCGCGAACATCACCAATCCtatcaccatcgtcatcatcggctgCGTAATGGCGACGCCAGTGAAGAGTACAATAACGACGGCGATCTTGAAGATGATGAGAATGGTGAAGATGATGGCGTCATGCTGTTGACTAGTGTCAGTAGCCGGGGTCGGGTACGGCGTATCAATCCACGCGTAAGCCGGATGTTCCGCGAATAG
- the LOC128272484 gene encoding dehydrodolichyl diphosphate synthase complex subunit DHDDS — MTSAATARPPPTWVRESNLHWYHRWIIRVLRAGPIPAHVAFIMDGNRRYAKKANIAKAEGHSAGFEKLSETLQWCQEVGITEVTVYAFSIENFKRTQDEVDALMDLARVKFQRLLDERDKLHERGICIRIIGNWDLLAPDIQQSIAEAVLLTRHNRKATLNVAFAYTSRDEITHSIRTVAQGVGDGKLEPEDVSEELLTRCLYTKYSAEPDLLVRTSGEVRLSDFLLWQSASTVMYFTDTLWPEFTIWHLFGAVFYYQRFRWRMLPVRQALDRFSSGSPHFDEPEADDSGCCPHRKERIGRFLEYIEQQEVNQLVRLARGTGIK, encoded by the coding sequence ATGACTTCCGCTGCCACGGCACGACCCCCACCAACCTGGGTGCGGGAGAGTAACCTTCACTGGTATCACCGCTGGATCATACGGGTGCTACGGGCGGGCCCTATTCCGGCACACGTCGCCTTCATCATGGACGGTAACCGGCGGTATGCGAAGAAAGCCAACATTGCCAAAGCGGAGGGCCACTCGGCCGGGTTCGAAAAGCTGTCGGAAACTCTGCAGTGGTGCCAGGAGGTCGGCATTACGGAGGTCACCGTCTACGCGTTTAGCATAGAGAATTTCAAACGCACGCAGGACGAGGTCGACGCGTTGATGGACCTCGCACGGGTCAAGTTCCAACGCTTGCTGGATGAGCGCGATAAGCTGCATGAGCGAGGAATCTGCATCCGGATCATCGGCAACTGGGATCTGCTTGCGCCAGACATTCAGCAAAGTATCGCTGAAGCCGTACTACTGACTCGACATAACCGCAAGGCAACGCTGAATGTGGCGTTCGCTTACACGTCCCGCGACGAGATCACACATTCCATACGGACCGTGGCGCAGGGCGTTGGCGACGGCAAGCTTGAACCGGAAGACGTCAGCGAGGAGCTGCTGACGCGCTGCCTCTACACAAAGTATTCCGCCGAGCCGGACCTGCTGGTGCGGACATCGGGCGAGGTGCGGCTGAGCGACTTTCTGCTCTGGCAATCGGCCTCGACCGTAATGTACTTCACCGACACCCTCTGGCCGGAGTTTACCATTTGGCATCTGTTCGGGGCCGTGTTCTACTACCAACGGTTTCGCTGGCGGATGCTGCCCGTGCGGCAAGCGCTCGATCGCTTCAGCAGCGGCTCACCGCATTTTGACGAACCGGAGGCGGACGATTCCGGCTGCTGTCCGCACCGGAAGGAACGGATAGGACGCTTTCTGGAGTATATCGAGCAGCAGGAGGTAAACCAGCTGGTGCGGCTGGCACGGGGGACGGGTATCAAATAA